A segment of the Capra hircus breed San Clemente chromosome 19, ASM170441v1, whole genome shotgun sequence genome:
ATGTGTTTGATGCAGTGGTTAAGTCCTCAGACCAATCTACTACATACTACACACcgaagtgtgtgtgttagttgcttggtcatgtttaactctttgcaaccccacagactgtagcccaccaggctcctctgtccatggaattctccaggcaagaatactggaatggatcgccatttccttctccaggggacatttccaatccaaggattgaacccaggtctcctgcactgcaggcagattctttactgtctgagccaccagggaagtccacatattaaatacacacatataatacatAAACATTATgatttaatgaagaaaaaacacTGAATTAGAACCAGAAGTCATGCAACTGAGTCTCAGTTCTTCACTTACtaaactgaaaaaatttaaacCTCTTTCAAATTTGTTTCATCTATAAAATTCAAATGATAATTCAAGCTTAATCTTAAGAGggagtcaagtcgctcagtcatgtctgactctttgcaaccccatggactgtagcccaccaggctcctccatccatgggattctccaggcaagagtactggagtgggttgccatttcctagtcacTATCAAGTGAGACCACTATTCATTTCTTTAATAGCCATCTATTGGGTACTGATAGTAAACACTTGTTGTTTTGAGGTCAATCTCCACTTCCCCTAATAATACTCagattttcctttaggaaatttCCCCTATGCCATTCTTAGCTATACGATCTGGACTGGATGTGTCCCCACCCCCAGACCCGAGAATGACCTGAGACTAACGTAAGCCAGTCAGTGTATCCCCTTCCCCAGCTACAGAGTTCAGAGTGACAATGAGAGCCTTGCTGCCCAGTCAGAAATGTTGATGTGCAAAGGGTCATTTGCTAGTTTCTGGAAAAGAGCAACCAGAAGAAACTATTAAAGAATGTGACAATGtggtataaaaaagaatgcatggtATAGAGAACTTTGATAATCCTCTTAATATCATAAGGGAAGAGTCAGAAGCTGCTGGAAAGACCATAATTGGAGCCCCAGAATGAAGCTAACACTGACAGGACAGAAAGATGgttaaatctcaaaaacataatgCCAGATGAAAATGTAAACTCTACagtttaaaacacacaaaaacagtacatacatataaatttatGAAATCAGATGTACAGAGCAAAATTATAAAAGCATGGAAAGGAAAGATACCATAGTTACTGTCTCTAGAGAAGAATAAAAACAGATAGGGGTGTTCAAAGATATCTATAAGATAGATATGTGGATATTTATTATAGGTCTCTGTACTTTTCTGTatgcttaaaatatttcataatttaaattaaattgaacattttatttaaactatGGAAAGAAATGTTTTGAATCTCTACTTGTTGTTTATCTCTTTAttctaagtaaaattaaattccAGAAACATTCTATAAAACTCTCCTCCCTTTTGAATATTAATTCAGAAAACTGTAGGGATAAGTTAATTGTTGGGTGTTTACTCATATCAATCAAGGATTCTTCACAAATGTTCTTTTACGATATGTAATTTATAATTTAACTAACACAGAAATTGCTACTGGATTTAGGGTAATAGAGTAGAAAGAATACTTTGAGAATAAGGAGACTTGGTGCTTAGATCTATTTTTGCCGCTAACTTTGTGATTTTGCTTGGTGCTTAGCTCTATTTTTGCTGCTAACTTTGTGATTTTTAGTCAagtctattttaattatttgcctCATTTCCTCACCTACTTCAAGGGTTGAGCTAGATTACTTGTAAGAATCTTTCCAGTTTTAACATTACAAATTACAATAATACTAGCATGAATAACCAAGTTCATCTTAAGTCACACAAATCAATCAAGACACTGGAACTGAAGAAAATTGTAAAAATCCATAATCTccttttgtaaagttttatttttctttaagaatcCCTAGGTATTCCTAGTAATCGTTCAAAATGATTGTCCAAATGATATAACTGAAGTATTTTTGAAGTAGTACACCTACCTAATATTTCAAAAAGAAGTACAGTTTTCTGTGCATGTTCACGCCAATACTTCATGCTTTCAATAACTGCAGATATAATTCTGAAAGAATTATCTTTTTCCCTAAGCTTTAACTGATATGATGAGGCTTccttctgaaaaaataaaaacacagcagTAGAAAAACCTGTCATTTTTTTCATCATATTCATTCACTTTCTATATAAAGATTCTAGGTCCATATAATAGGCAAAAGtccaaaatatgttaaaatactatgtaaaatatgtaaaaaagaaCTATTGCAAATTTTAGTACAGTTACTCCCCTAAATTAAAAGCATCATTAgtattttataaaggaaaagaaactagAATACATTGGAGATAATTaagattttttctttcatctcttatTTTACACGagcattcatttactcattcatttgttgattctttaaatatttttaaagcatcatgTGCCAATTCTGTGACAAACACAGGTAAGTCAAATACAATTTCTCTCCCTAATGTGCTCAAACTCTGAGGGAATCCAgacacatttattcattcattccaaaaGCAATTATCGGCACCTACAGTGTGCCAGACATAGCTAATGAGGAAACAATACTGCAGGTAGACAACCTATCTACCTTAACAGATTTTACAGTCTAATAGGGGTTTCAGatgattaataaatatataatagaatGTCAGAAATTGAAATAttctgtgcattttaaaaaaaaacaggataaaaGGATAACAAGAGACAaggatcattattttaaataggcTGTTGACTGAGGAATAAGGGAATAGTGAGTGTAAAGGCCTTGAGATAGCAATgttttggcattttaaaaaatcagctaaaacgcatgtaagaattaaagattttaaaatttaaaaaaaataaaaaatttaaaaaaaataaaataaaataagattttaagtcagtgctaaaaaaaaaaaaaaaaaaaatcagctaagaGTAGGATggccaagatggtggagtaggaagaccctgagctcacgTCCTCTCATGGGCACAccaaaattacatttatttatagaGCAGCCATTCACAgcctttaagaaaatatattggaTAAAAACATTCATCTACTCCAATAGAACTGGCTATTTGTGCTAATCCAGTAATGTATGCCATGGGAGTGATTTCAAATGCTCTTATCTCTGTAAGTTTCTAAATACTTATctcacattttttaattgaaatacaaaaatgcaaataatattgAAAAGTTTACCTTGAGGGTGTTTACTTCTTGAAAACCATCcgacatttttttcttaaattgattTTGTTGAAAATTGGCCTTAAATGCCTGCAGTGTGCTGTTTTTGTCtagacttctcattgtggagcCAGGTACTTCTGATGACTTTGTTTGTCTGAGTGCTTCACTTTCTCTTTGGTTAGGTAAGTTAGTAGATTTAGATACTCTTAATTGTTTCTGCTGTTGAGCTCCCAAATTAACTGGACCTGAATTTATTCCATTATTTGTCATTAAATTTCTTCTTCTGCACTGAggcttaaaatcatttttatcccAAGTTTTTAAACTGGTATTTTTGTTGCCATCTCTGTAGCtgtaatagtattttttaaaatgggtatCAGTTTTGTTTCTATatactttttcttaattaaaagaaaattattaattatttaatttgcatttatatgGTAATTTGTACTACTTTGCAACTACTGACCATTTAGATATTCTAAACACATCATCACAGCAACCCTATAATATATTAAGCCTCTCttttcaggtgaggaaacagagtcTTAAGGAGGAAGTAACTTGCCAAAGTCACATAGCAAGTTACCGACAATCCAAAACCCAGAGGACCCAACTCAAAgtcaagtgccaaagaatttgtttttaaactataCAAGAATATATGAgtagaaagatttttttcagcGTAGTAAGATTTTGAGTATGTTTGCTTCCTTTtttagacatttatttttaaattttctacaaCATAAGTTTTTCAAAAGTTAAACTATGGCTTGTCAGTGATtttaaatcacaaagaaaatagGTATAGGCAGGGTGGATAGCTGTCTGATAAGAAATTTTGTACTTTTACTGAATAGCTTAAAAGTCTTACTTATGACTTTGTTTCAGCATTTTACTAGCTACATTAACTTAAGTGAGTTGTACCAGCCAATCAGAACGTGATGTTAATGAGgctaaaattaaaagtataatttcAGAGCAGGCTAGGTAAAAGTTCCACAGAAAAAAAACTAACCTAAGTCACaatatttatttctgaataatTTTCCTACAAATACCACAAGTACCAAAAGAGAGCAAACAATGCAACCCAACCCAACCTTGTtaaggaaaagaatccaaaactATTTCAGTAGTTACCACTTACCCAAGAATACTAAAGTCCAACCTAAAAAACAATCCATGTCCtttttgtatctattcatttttttcacattatttagACATTAAATTTGGATACCTCTGACAAGTGCCCCCACCATCTTAACAGATGCTTATGCATTTCGTGctccatctttctttcttaaCTCCATCCTATTTACCTTGGAGCTGACTATCTTACTAGGGTAAGACTGAGCATTCTATTGGTTCTCAATTTCTAAATACATCCAACATTTAGATTCAGTTATTCCTGACTCTTTACCTATTGTCAATTAGCCATTAATGACAAAATCATAAATTCATGGtgataaatatttacagaatttCATTATAACATGATGTATTCTTTGGAAATATAATCAATGTTaaatttgcctatttttaaagttttatacagCATGTTCTCTTCTTTCACAAAACATAGCTAGTATCAATATAGTTAGTTATTAAGTATAGAAATTTCCTAAATGTCAATTCTgtttaagaaaggaagaaaaaagagaggaggagagaagggagtaaaggaggagatgggaaggagaagaagaaatagaataagAAAAATCTTAAGTAGACTCACCTCCAATCACTCTTGCTGCTCTCAGCATTTGATTGAATAGATTTAGATACAGAATCTTGACTTCTCAGGGGATTAGAAACTGAATGCGGTATTTGCCTTTCAAGGAAATATGTCTTATTAACTATTAATAATTTGTTCCCCAattgagaaatataaaatatacacagaaGACTAACATCAATCAGTAACAGACACATGCATTTATTGGTACACATTTTTTTTACATACCCCATATTCACTGTTTTTGTTAAAGGAGGCAACTCCGGATTCACAGCTTCCCAGGCCCAATCTCAAAAGATATAAGTAACACAGGTAAGGGAAGTTAGGTAGCATTTGGGGGAAATAATTCTTtcatatttaattaatatgtgGGGGAGGCAACCGAAAGCCTGAAGGAGAAGAAAACTTGAATATGTGGACATGTTCTTTAAAAGTACTTTGTTGTGCAATTAGTCACAGTCTGTCTTAGTAATTTTTTTAGATATTTCCCTTTCCCACTGTATTCCAAGCAAGGTATTTAATCTGTATATCTTCCACAGTCAATCCTAGTAAAGTATCTTACACTTTGCAACATAAATTTCAGTGTAATCAATGTTTCTTAATCCCAACCCAACAGCAAGAAATACATCAAAACCcagaaaatatacacaaatagcatgcgtgtgtgtgtgtatgtgagtgcctgtgtgtgtttgagaATACAGCAATTTTaccatctattctttttcttacTATGTATATACACTCTGACATTTTCCATCTTACTCTATtcagttctatttatttttttaaaagattggttATTTCCTAAACTACTAAtggatcaagaaaaaaaaaatgaaaaacactgatCTAGTCCTCTCTCTTACCCATGATAAGATATTTTGTTGTATCTCTGACAGATAGTAATCCTGGTCAGAGCTTGAAAAGTTCAGTACTTCAGGATTATGTACATTTGCCTATGGAGCAACTCAAATGGTTATTTTTCAAGATCATCTGTCATTCCTGctacttataaaatattttaaatagaagagaatttttttaatagcagAAGATTACCAGATAAATGCTCACTTTCACATTTCCACAGAATTTTTATCCTTTTAtctataaaaataagaataatatgaAATTCATACTTTCAATTCCTCAAAtgtggaagaaaacaaaataactatAGATTTAAAATTAGATTAAGGTCTATTGTTGCACACTGGATGAAATTAATAagtactgatatatatatatatatattaaaggatttttaaattctAGTTGCAGAAAATCCTGTTAAAGCATTTTAAGTGTGCTGCCGcaaaatgtaaatgtatataaCCAGCAGGTACCAAGTATATTTCAGAATATCTGACTGTCCATGCCTTCTTCCAAACAGAAGTAAAAAGCAAGTAAACATTAAGATCTCCCAGGACAAACCACCACAGCTAATTATTTCAGAGATGAGAGGCCTAACCATAAGGTTAAATTAAAGAACGAAactagaacactctctaacaccatacacaaaaataaactcaaaatggattaaagatctaaatgtaaaaccagaaactataaaactcctagagaacaacataggcaaaacactctctgacataaatcacagcaggatcctctatgacccacctcccaaagtaatggaataaaagcaaaaataaacaaatgggatctaattaaacttaaaaacttttgcacaatgaaggaactATAagcaggtgaaaagacagccttcagaatggaagaaaacaatagcaaatgaagcaattgacaaagaattaatctcaaaaatatacaagcagctcctgcagctcaattccagaaaaataaacgactcaatcaaaaaatgggccaaagaactaaatttctccaaagaagacataccgatggctaacaaacacatgaaaaaatgctcaacatcactcattatcagagaaatgcaaatcaaaaccacaatgaggtaccatctcatgctggtcagaatggctgctatcaaaaagtctacaaacaataaatgctggagaggtcgtggagaaaagggaaccctcttacactgctggtaggaatgcaaactagtacagccactatggagaacagtgtggagattccttaaaaaactgtaaacagaactgccatacgacccagcaatcccactgctgggcatacacatcgagaaaaccagaattgaaagagacacgtgtagcccaatgttcattgcagcactgtttacaacagccaggaaggacatggaagcaacctagatgtccatcggcagatgaatggataagaaagctgtggtacatatacacaatggaatattacttggctatcaaaaagaatacatttgaatcagttctaataaggtggatgaaactgaagcctattatatagagtgaactcaggaagaaaaacaccaacacagtatatttacacatatatatggaatctagaaagatggtaacaatgaacCTACATGTGAGACagctaaagagacacagatgtaaacaacagacttttggattatgtgggagaaggtgggggtgggatgatttgagagaatagcattgaaacatgtatattaccatatgtgaaacagatcaccagtccaggtttgatgcatgagacagggtgctcagggctggtgcactaggatgaccctgagggatgggatggggagggaggtgggaggagggttcaggatggggaacacatgtacacctgtggctgattcatgtcaatgtatggcaaaaaccactacaatactataaagtaattagcctccaattaaaattaattaattttttaaatgatttcagtGACCTCATTTAAAAACATGAGTTGAAGCAAGGCTCGCTGTCTCTAGAATTTGAATCAAGAGTAACAGAGGGCAGCCAACCATGGGCTCTGAGAACTAGAATTAAAAGCCTATGTTAACACCCAGCAAAGGCAACTTAGTTCACATACCAGTGGACGCTAAAAGGAAGCCAGCTGGATCAGTGAAAAGTCAACAAacgaaataaagcaaaaattatgtaagaagagaaaaaaagactagGGTCAACCACAAGAAATTCCTTGGCTTCTACCTTCTTAAgttctattttcttccatttttcctgTGTTCCCATTCATATCCTTATTCCTGAAGCAACTTGAGTTTCTCCATTCTTTACCACCAAATGTTTAAGTCATAATATCTGTATGTGTTttgtaatagtaaaaaaaaaaaaaaaactctttccaATATAGCTTACTACTTCACTAGAACAAAGGCTCCAGATTTAAGATACCCCATTTAAATGCTAAGTCACCCTTGTAAACAAGGAAACTCTAACTGTTGTACTGGAATGCTCAGAAAGAGCCAAGTAATCCCTGTAACTGGAtagtggaaatgagaaaaaaaatacactttccttctgtttctattaTAATACAGTAGAAATTGTCATTTTCTATAATCCTCTTTCTTATTTACTGagaattttcactttattttcttacCTGATGGTAGAGGAGGGAAATCATAACTGTCAGAAGCATTACTGATACCTGGATCATTTTTACATGGATTGGATGTTAATGGCTGTCTATTCCTCTTTTTCTGATTGAACAATGGTACAGGCAAACAGCCTAAATTGAAAGTGCCAAAAAATTAGTACATAATAGGCAAACAATCAGATATAGTTATAGAATAATTATTAGTATATAATAATATACTATttgaatttgtttatttctttatgttacttttatatttattacagATATATTTACGTagatttggatttatttttatacacTTTTAAAGATCCGAAATAGCCTTCTCTGTCCCTCTAAAAAATCCTTTCTTGTTCTATGTTACCATCACCTTAATTCCTCTTATTTGGCAGTAATTTGCTTCTCCTTCCTCATCCCCCAACCCTTTCCAAACCCactttttgctttgtttactgCTCTCCTGTGCTTGCTTATTACCATATCAACTGGAAGGAACCCTTTCAGTACAATACAGGTAAAGGAGAACCAAAATTTGACCTACGCTTTCCAAAATCCTAATCACTCTCTGACTATAGTAGCAGACCCTTTAAGGCATGGTTCTTTCACTTTAGTTTGACTAAGATTTATCTGTAATTATGCTTAGCATGCCAGTTCCTAGACCCCACtctcataaattttatttcagtagaTTTGCTTTGGAAGTCAAAACTCTGCAATTTCACCAAGAACTCCAGGGGtctgtaatatatattttctatggATCATTCTTGAAATGACTTAAGAGTGATGGTAATATATCCAATCTCCCTGGcacataaatatttcaaataagcaCAAAACAAATCAATTACACAGGGTTTTAAAGAGCAAATCCAAGAACAAATCCAGAGCAAATCCAGAAAAGCCTGATTTTACTTACACCTAAGCCAATAAGTGTTTTGTCTTAAGTTATTTCTTTCGACCTAAAAAGAGGCTAGACtatatatatgttcattatttttaaaagtttcttccaAAGTGTTGTATCTATATGCtatacaaactatatatatacatatatacacacacacacacacacatacatacaaaaagtTGTTTCTAtataggctatatatatatataaaatatgcaatATATGCTACATACAAactacagaaattttaaaaataaaagtcagtcaATACCTGCTGTACTTCGAGTTGAATTTTCATTTaggtttctcttcatttctttcaatatcaaagtttctaatttttattctcCAGCGCTCCAACCTTACAGTTGTCTGACTAAACcttcaaagaaagaaatttataccTCATATTGTATCAACAACAAAATCAAGTGCTCAGCCTAGTAATTACTGAAATTATGGTTTAAAGCTATGACTTCAAACCTGATAAACACTCTACAGAGTCTTTCCCTTTTCAGGTAAAAATTTACAACATGAcacattttttcaaattagtttgAAGTTAAAAACTAGGGTGGCTATAATCTTGTTTCCTAAACATATGTGAATTTTCACAGAGTCTATGTAATTTATTTCAGAATCAAGGACCCAACATGAGAATAATTCTGAACGAGATGTACATAGAGGAAAATGGACCACAATATTGGCAAACATGCTTACAATGCCAGGGAGGAAACATACACAATTGAACTAGCCATGTGAGAATGTGTTGTCTCACTTTAAAACACCATGCACATCATGTGCTTTAGTCATTAGTTTGAGATCTCTGGATTATGTAATACCAAAGACTAAGGCCTCACTTAATATCCAGAATAACTGTAATGATAAGTTTCAACTCTGTTTCTGTAGTTCCAAGTGAAACAAgatctggtttttttttcccttttaccaCAGgatttcttttgtcattttttccATGTCCAGCCTCTTATATTTCAATCTCACTTTAATACATACTTGCCTATTTTGtgaaaaattaagatttaaaCTTAAGTAAGATAACTTCTGCTCCCAAGGACCACCCCATGAGACAAAGAGACATGAACACTACTGAGTAATAATGCAAATCATACTGGGGTAAATAGCATCAATtatcatttttagaaataaaacttgGGAAACATGAGGTTAGGGACTGTCTCAGCTTTGTTTCCACAGCTTGGCCTTGAACCTGGATATAGCAAGCCCTTTATAGAATATTTCTGACGCCATTCTAGGAAACAAAATAGAAGTTAAGCGACCTTTTCTTAGCCCAGAAATACCAACGcaacacacctgaaactaaaaggGGACAGCAAGGGCTATTACGGTTTCTGAGACTTAGGCAAACAAAAGCACCACATCCTCCCGTAGACCACCAGCCCGGGGGGCAGAAGACCCTGAGGGATTCCCTACCCCAGCTTATAACAGGACCCTAATTATATTAAGGCAGGTGGTGACACAGACGGGCAGAAAGTTTGCTCAATGcgcaaacacacatgcacacacccgcCCCAAACCCGCTGCCTCAGATCGAGGCCATCGGGCCTACTCGGGCGCCTCATGGAGAAGAACAGAAAGCTCCAGTCAGGGCTCATGTTTTCTTCCAACAATCTCTCCTGACTCGGAAGGGGGGCAGTTTGGTAACTAGGGCTTCCTCTGCTTGGCCCTCCGGCCAACACGACGCGTAACTTTAACCTTCAGGTCCCTGGCCTCCGTCAACCGTCGCCCAGCCTCCAGTCAACAACCACCAGCCTCCTTTCCGCTTCCAAAAAGCC
Coding sequences within it:
- the SPATA22 gene encoding spermatogenesis-associated protein 22 isoform X1; the encoded protein is MKRNLNENSTRSTAGCLPVPLFNQKKRNRQPLTSNPCKNDPGISNASDSYDFPPLPSDWAWEAVNPELPPLTKTVNMGQIPHSVSNPLRSQDSVSKSIQSNAESSKSDWSYRDGNKNTSLKTWDKNDFKPQCRRRNLMTNNGINSGPVNLGAQQQKQLRVSKSTNLPNQRESEALRQTKSSEVPGSTMRSLDKNSTLQAFKANFQQNQFKKKMSDGFQEVNTLKKEASSYQLKLREKDNSFRIISAVIESMKYWREHAQKTVLLFEILAVLDSAVRPGPYCSKTFLMRDGKHTLPCVFYEIDRELPRLIRGRVHRCVGNYDQKKNIFKCVSVRPASASEQKTFQAFVKIVDAEMRYYTSIMNEV
- the SPATA22 gene encoding spermatogenesis-associated protein 22 isoform X4; protein product: MKRNLNENSTRSTADWAWEAVNPELPPLTKTVNMGQIPHSVSNPLRSQDSVSKSIQSNAESSKSDWSYRDGNKNTSLKTWDKNDFKPQCRRRNLMTNNGINSGPVNLGAQQQKQLRVSKSTNLPNQRESEALRQTKSSEVPGSTMRSLDKNSTLQAFKANFQQNQFKKKMSDGFQEVNTLKEASSYQLKLREKDNSFRIISAVIESMKYWREHAQKTVLLFEILAVLDSAVRPGPYCSKTFLMRDGKHTLPCVFYEIDRELPRLIRGRVHRCVGNYDQKKNIFKCVSVRPASASEQKTFQAFVKIVDAEMRYYTSIMNEV
- the SPATA22 gene encoding spermatogenesis-associated protein 22 isoform X2, with product MKRNLNENSTRSTAGCLPVPLFNQKKRNRQPLTSNPCKNDPGISNASDSYDFPPLPSDWAWEAVNPELPPLTKTVNMGQIPHSVSNPLRSQDSVSKSIQSNAESSKSDWSYRDGNKNTSLKTWDKNDFKPQCRRRNLMTNNGINSGPVNLGAQQQKQLRVSKSTNLPNQRESEALRQTKSSEVPGSTMRSLDKNSTLQAFKANFQQNQFKKKMSDGFQEVNTLKEASSYQLKLREKDNSFRIISAVIESMKYWREHAQKTVLLFEILAVLDSAVRPGPYCSKTFLMRDGKHTLPCVFYEIDRELPRLIRGRVHRCVGNYDQKKNIFKCVSVRPASASEQKTFQAFVKIVDAEMRYYTSIMNEV
- the SPATA22 gene encoding spermatogenesis-associated protein 22 isoform X5, whose translation is MKRNLNENSTRSTAGCLPVPLFNQKKRNRQPLTSNPCKNDPGISNASDSYDFPPLPSDWAWEAVNPELPPLTKTVNMGQIPHSVSNPLRSQDSVSKSIQSNAESSKSDWSYRDGNKNTSLKTWDKNDFKPQCRRRNLMTNNGINSGPVNLGAQQQKQLRVSKSTNLPNQRESEALRQTKSSEVPGSTMRSLDKNSTLQAFKANFQQNQFKKKMSDGFQEVNTLKEASSYQLKLREKDNSFRIISAVIESMKYWREHAQKTVLLFEILGS
- the SPATA22 gene encoding spermatogenesis-associated protein 22 isoform X3 gives rise to the protein MKRNLNENSTRSTAGCLPVPLFNQKKRNRQPLTSNPCKNDPDWAWEAVNPELPPLTKTVNMGQIPHSVSNPLRSQDSVSKSIQSNAESSKSDWSYRDGNKNTSLKTWDKNDFKPQCRRRNLMTNNGINSGPVNLGAQQQKQLRVSKSTNLPNQRESEALRQTKSSEVPGSTMRSLDKNSTLQAFKANFQQNQFKKKMSDGFQEVNTLKEASSYQLKLREKDNSFRIISAVIESMKYWREHAQKTVLLFEILAVLDSAVRPGPYCSKTFLMRDGKHTLPCVFYEIDRELPRLIRGRVHRCVGNYDQKKNIFKCVSVRPASASEQKTFQAFVKIVDAEMRYYTSIMNEV